A genomic segment from Myxococcota bacterium encodes:
- a CDS encoding glucose 1-dehydrogenase: MAKPDPALAPSLEGRVALVTGSTRGLGRAMARGFAAAGARVVVSGRSQDACDAVAREIEADGGEAIGIAAEMERMADLDRLVEGTVARFGALDVLVNNAADATLGLLEQLTEEDWDRVHAVNAKAPVFLAIKALPHLARSGRGSVVNLISVGVWNGTFAMGLYRSSKSALLGATKVMSKEWASRGVRVNCIAPGTFETDMIGWMDDDVRARAKEMAALGRFADPAELVPAALFLASDQSSYVTGSVITVDGGLLS; this comes from the coding sequence GTGGCGAAGCCCGATCCGGCGCTCGCGCCGAGCCTCGAAGGACGCGTCGCGCTCGTCACCGGGTCGACGCGCGGGCTCGGCCGCGCGATGGCGCGCGGCTTCGCGGCCGCCGGCGCGCGCGTCGTCGTCTCGGGCCGCTCGCAGGACGCGTGCGACGCCGTCGCCCGCGAGATCGAGGCCGACGGCGGCGAGGCCATCGGCATCGCGGCCGAGATGGAGCGCATGGCCGACCTCGACCGGCTCGTCGAGGGCACCGTCGCGCGCTTCGGCGCGCTCGACGTGCTCGTGAACAACGCCGCCGACGCGACGCTCGGGCTGCTCGAGCAGCTCACCGAGGAAGACTGGGATCGCGTGCACGCCGTCAACGCGAAGGCGCCCGTCTTCCTCGCGATCAAGGCACTGCCGCACCTCGCGCGCAGCGGGCGCGGCTCGGTCGTCAACCTCATCTCGGTCGGCGTCTGGAACGGCACGTTCGCGATGGGGCTCTACCGCTCGAGCAAGAGCGCGCTGCTCGGCGCGACGAAGGTGATGTCGAAGGAGTGGGCGTCGCGCGGCGTGCGCGTGAACTGCATCGCGCCCGGCACGTTCGAGACCGACATGATCGGATGGATGGACGACGACGTGCGCGCCCGCGCGAAGGAGATGGCCGCGCTCGGCCGCTTCGCCGACCCGGCGGAGCTCGTTCCCGCCGCGCTCTTCCTCGCCTCCGACCAGAGCTCCTACGTCACGGGCTCCGTCATCACCGTCGACGGCGGCCTGCTCTCCTGA
- a CDS encoding DnaJ domain-containing protein: protein MPPTGDGHERRNFYRVLHLQPDAPVESVRAHYVALMTKLRAHPDLGGEHWNAAVLNAAYAVLRDPRKRAAYDRALLDRCALATVAWGGAPPRHAASDDGRNRRNYYRVLGAQNDAPEPVLRAAWQVLRGAAGIDAALVDEAWEALRDADRRRTYDALLREHGHAVAAALLPTAEELHREPPTDAAPGCAPTAPRTSYDPLITRFCAFCKAPHGRTQGELESEADCVECRSPLFPPPAALLELGRRVVSRIERDAEVALEIGWPPARIAARVVDVSPTGMRCTARWPLDVGDLVKIEGAGLRAVAEVAHRASRARAVVDAGLRFVTARFARERGGFLSIEV from the coding sequence ATGCCCCCGACCGGCGACGGCCACGAGCGCCGCAACTTCTACCGCGTGCTGCACCTGCAGCCCGATGCGCCCGTCGAGAGCGTGCGCGCGCACTACGTGGCACTCATGACCAAGCTCCGCGCGCACCCCGACCTCGGCGGCGAGCACTGGAACGCCGCCGTCCTGAACGCCGCCTACGCGGTGCTGCGCGACCCGCGCAAGCGCGCCGCCTACGACCGCGCGCTCCTCGACCGCTGCGCGCTCGCGACGGTCGCGTGGGGCGGTGCACCGCCGCGGCACGCGGCGAGCGACGACGGCCGCAACCGCCGCAACTACTATCGCGTGCTCGGCGCCCAGAACGACGCCCCCGAGCCCGTGCTGCGCGCGGCCTGGCAGGTGCTGCGCGGCGCGGCCGGCATCGACGCCGCGCTCGTCGACGAGGCCTGGGAGGCGCTGCGCGACGCCGACCGACGGCGCACCTACGACGCGCTGCTGCGCGAGCACGGACATGCCGTCGCCGCGGCGCTCCTGCCGACTGCGGAGGAGCTGCACCGCGAGCCGCCGACCGATGCGGCGCCGGGCTGCGCGCCCACCGCGCCGCGCACGTCCTACGACCCGCTGATCACGCGCTTCTGCGCCTTCTGCAAGGCGCCGCACGGCCGCACGCAGGGCGAGCTCGAGAGCGAGGCCGACTGCGTCGAGTGCCGGAGCCCGCTCTTCCCGCCGCCCGCGGCGCTCCTCGAGCTCGGCCGGCGCGTCGTGAGTCGCATCGAGCGCGATGCGGAAGTGGCGCTCGAGATCGGATGGCCTCCCGCGCGCATCGCGGCGCGCGTCGTCGACGTGTCGCCGACGGGCATGCGCTGCACGGCGCGCTGGCCGCTCGACGTCGGCGACCTCGTCAAGATCGAGGGCGCGGGGCTGCGCGCGGTCGCGGAGGTGGCGCACCGCGCGTCGCGCGCGCGCGCCGTCGTCGACGCCGGGCTGCGCTTCGTGACCGCGCGCTTCGCGCGCGAGCGCGGCGGCTTCCTGTCGATCGAGGTCTGA
- a CDS encoding dihydrodipicolinate reductase: protein MPPSPPKKPYRVVQWSTGNVGTQTLRAICASPGLELVGCHAWSPDKVGKDAGVLAGIDPVGVLATDDIDALVALAPDCVCYTPIWPDVDVLCRLLEAGIDVSTTAHFLTGHGYLGDAKRERIAKACAAGGSTIFGTGMHPGFSNLLALVAAGACSRIDRIVITESQDASGYASAETQRSVGFDHPVDEPGLDALARDGSLVFADGLHVMADALGIALDDVRFEARYAPATQDDDLGFMTIRKGHVAGIEGRWHGIRGGRVVFDVGFKWKMGRYVEEPWPIEHAYLVEIQGMPTLRLRTEIRPPKDFVARSAEDWMQLGMIITGLPAVHAIPAVCEAEPGIRTYADLPLVTARGFVAP from the coding sequence ATGCCGCCGAGCCCGCCGAAGAAGCCCTATCGCGTCGTCCAGTGGAGCACCGGCAACGTCGGAACCCAGACGCTGCGCGCGATCTGCGCGAGCCCCGGGCTCGAGCTCGTCGGCTGCCACGCGTGGAGCCCCGACAAGGTGGGGAAGGACGCGGGCGTGCTCGCGGGCATCGACCCCGTCGGCGTGCTCGCCACCGACGACATCGACGCGCTCGTCGCGCTCGCCCCCGACTGCGTCTGCTACACGCCGATCTGGCCGGACGTCGACGTCCTGTGCCGTCTGCTCGAGGCGGGCATCGACGTCTCGACGACCGCGCACTTCCTCACCGGGCACGGCTACCTCGGCGACGCGAAGCGCGAGCGCATCGCGAAGGCCTGCGCGGCCGGGGGCAGCACGATCTTCGGCACCGGCATGCACCCGGGCTTCAGCAACCTGCTCGCGCTCGTCGCCGCCGGCGCGTGCAGTCGCATCGACCGGATCGTGATCACCGAGTCGCAGGACGCGTCCGGCTACGCGTCCGCGGAGACGCAGCGCAGCGTCGGCTTCGACCATCCCGTCGACGAGCCCGGCCTCGACGCGCTCGCGCGCGACGGGTCGCTCGTGTTCGCGGACGGCCTGCACGTGATGGCCGACGCGCTCGGCATCGCGCTCGACGACGTGCGCTTCGAAGCGCGCTATGCGCCGGCCACGCAGGACGACGACCTCGGCTTCATGACGATCCGCAAGGGCCACGTCGCCGGCATCGAGGGGCGATGGCACGGCATCCGCGGCGGGCGCGTCGTGTTCGACGTCGGCTTCAAGTGGAAGATGGGGCGCTACGTCGAGGAGCCGTGGCCGATCGAGCACGCCTATCTCGTCGAGATCCAGGGCATGCCGACGCTGCGGCTCCGCACGGAGATCCGCCCGCCGAAGGACTTCGTCGCGCGCAGCGCCGAGGACTGGATGCAGCTCGGCATGATCATCACGGGGCTCCCGGCCGTGCACGCCATCCCCGCGGTGTGCGAGGCGGAGCCCGGCATCCGCACGTACGCCGACCTGCCGCTCGTCACCGCGCGCGGCTTCGTCGCGCCGTGA